The following DNA comes from Kitasatospora sp. NBC_01287.
ACAACGGCAACGCGCTGCCCTTCATCCAGCTCTACCGGGCGCTGCGCCGGATCGAGGAGGGCGGCGGCTCGGGGGACCGGGTGCTGGTCACCACGATCGAGTCCTCCAAGTGGACCGTCTCCGGCCTGGCGCTGCGGCACCGGCGGCAGGAGGCCGGCGATGTCCGCTGAGCCGACCACCTACCGCTCGCCGGTCGCCGAGCTGCGCGCCCTCAAGCGCGCCGGGCTGGGCGGCTCGGCCGACCGGGCGCGCGCGCTGCTCGCCGAGCTGGTGGCGGCGGGCGACCCGCTGGACCTGGAGGCGGCCGGCAGCCTGCTGTCGGGCCGGGTCCAGCGCGAGCAGCTGGCGGCCGCCGGCGGCTTCGCCGACTACCGGTTGGCGCTGCTGGGCAGCTCCACGCTGGACGCGCTGGCGCCGCTGCTGACCGCCCACCTGGTGGGCGCGGGGGTGCTGCCCGAGATCCGCTCCACCGGCTTCAACCAGTGGCGCTTCGAGATCCTGGCCGGCGCGCCGACCCTGAAGGACCTGCGCCCGCAGCTCAGCGCGCTGCTGCTGGACGAGGCGGCGGTCTTCGAGGGCGTGGCGCAGCGGCTCGACCTGACCGAGATCGAGCAGCGCTGCGCGGCCTTCCCCGGGGAGATCGAGCAGTGGCTGACCGCCGCGCGGCAGGCGCTGGGCGGGCTGGTGGTGCTGGCCACCGTGCCGCTGGGCGCGCTCACCCGGGGCCGCTTCGTGGACTACCGCGGCAAGGCCCGGCTGGCCGCCGCCTGGCAGCGGATGAACGCCGAGCTGCTGGCGCTGGCCGAGCGGCACGAGGCGCTCGTGGTGCTGGACCTGGCCGAGCCGGCCGAGCGCGCCGGGCAGCTCTTCGCCACCGACCGGATGCGGCACGTGGCCGGGCAGGTGTACGCGGCGCGGTTCCTGGCCGAGTACGCGGGCGAGCTGGCCAAGGTGGTGCGGGCCGCGCTGGGCCGGGCCGCCAAGTGCCTGGTGCTCGACCTGGACAACACGCTCTGGGGCGGCGTGGTCGGCGACGACTCGGTGGCCGGGCTCAAGCTCGGCGGCGCCTTCCCCGGCTCGGCGCACCGCGAACTGCAGGTGCTGGCCAAGGACTTCATGGCGCAGGGGGTGATGCTGGCGGTCGCCTCGAAGAACGAGGAGGTGATCGCCCGGGAGGCGGTGGCCACCCACCCCGAGATGGCGCTGGCCCAGGCCGACTTCGTCGCCTTCGCGGCCAACTGGAACCCCAAGCCGGACAACCTGGCGAAGATGGCCGAGCAGCTGAACATCGGCGTGGACGCGATGGTCTTCGTCGACGACAACCCGGTGGAGCGCGGCCTGATGCGCGAGGTGCTGCCGCAGGTGGCCACCGTGGAGCTGCCCGGGGACCCGGCCGGCTACGCGGTCACCCTGGCGGGGCGCGGCGACTTCAACGTGCTGAGCCTGACCGCCGAGGACCGCGACCGCACCGAGCTCTACCGCTCCCGCGCCGCGCGAGCCGAACTGGCCGGCGCCGCGAGCAGTCTGACGGACTATCTGGAGAGCCTGGACTCCGAGCTCACGGTCGAAGCGGTCAACCCGCTGAACGCCGTGCGGATCGCCCAACTCTTCGGCAAGACAAACCAGTTCAACCTGACCGGAGTGCGCTACGGGCTGGACGAGGTGGAGGCGGGGGTGAGCGA
Coding sequences within:
- a CDS encoding HAD family hydrolase, with the protein product MSAEPTTYRSPVAELRALKRAGLGGSADRARALLAELVAAGDPLDLEAAGSLLSGRVQREQLAAAGGFADYRLALLGSSTLDALAPLLTAHLVGAGVLPEIRSTGFNQWRFEILAGAPTLKDLRPQLSALLLDEAAVFEGVAQRLDLTEIEQRCAAFPGEIEQWLTAARQALGGLVVLATVPLGALTRGRFVDYRGKARLAAAWQRMNAELLALAERHEALVVLDLAEPAERAGQLFATDRMRHVAGQVYAARFLAEYAGELAKVVRAALGRAAKCLVLDLDNTLWGGVVGDDSVAGLKLGGAFPGSAHRELQVLAKDFMAQGVMLAVASKNEEVIAREAVATHPEMALAQADFVAFAANWNPKPDNLAKMAEQLNIGVDAMVFVDDNPVERGLMREVLPQVATVELPGDPAGYAVTLAGRGDFNVLSLTAEDRDRTELYRSRAARAELAGAASSLTDYLESLDSELTVEAVNPLNAVRIAQLFGKTNQFNLTGVRYGLDEVEAGVSDFFAARLTDRFGDNGLIAALALGRDAEGARTVENFVLSCRVFSREVEDAILGLVLRAAVAEGAPAVLASYTRTAKNGQFAGFYTAAGFTETAPGVFRHDLRELSDLPRWIRINEPEEAFRVS